TGAGATACCTTTTCCATATGAAGGTGAAGATTTAGAGAATATAAAAGGTCAAATAATCTATTATGAAGGGAGTAGGGGCTGTCCCTTTAATTGCTCTTACTGTTTATCATCTACTACCAAAGGAGTTCGTTTTCTAGATACTCAGAGGATTAAAAAGGAAATAAAAATTTTAGCTGAATATTCAAAAATGATTAAGTTTGTGGATAGAACCTTTAATTGTAATAGTGAGTTAACTGTAGATTTGCTCCAGTTTATTAAAGGATTAGATACAAATACTACCTTTCATTTAGAAGTCTCAGCCCATTTAATTACAGAAGAAATATTGGCTATCTTCAAGGAGATGCCTATTAATAGAGTTCAATTGGAAATTGGTGTTCAAACAACTAACACCCAAAGTATAGCTGCTATAGGGAGAAAGACAAATTTCCAAAGATTAAGGGAAGTAGTGAAAAAGATAAACACTTTTAATAATATTCATCAACATTTAGATTTAATAGCAGGTTTACCCTATGAAGATTATAAATCTTTTGCTAAATCCTTTAATGATGTAATGGAACTAGAGCCCCATAAATTACAATTGGGATTTTTGAAACTCCTAAAAGGTTCAAAAATTAGAGGGGAAAAAGAATTACATGGATATAAATTTAACTATTTTCCACCTTATGAAGTGTTAGAGAATAGGTATATCTCCTTTACGGAGTTAACGAAGTTAAAACATATAGAACATCTTTTAGAAATTTATTATAACAGCCATAAATTTCAAAAATCTATGGAGTGGCTACACACCGAATTTTCAGACTATTTTCAGGTTTATGAAGCCCTATACCATTATTTTGCTCAAGAAGGATTATTAGATAAAAATATAGGTCATAACGAACTTTATGAAATACTATACAGATTTTATAAAACTTATGGACATAAGGAAGAATTATTTATTGAATTGTTAAAGTTTGATTATCTTTCCCATAAACGAACCCATACATTACCCCAATTTTTTGGAGAAAGGGAAAATACTAAAGAGAAAGTATTTGACTTTTTAAAATCAAAGGAAAATATTGTTAAATATCTGCCGAACTTTCAAGAACTTCGTCCCACTGAGATATACAAACAAATTATTGTAGAAAAATTCAACTATAATCCTTTAGACAAAAGCCCTAGACCAGTTTATTTATTGTTTAATTATTCTTTAACTGAAGGGATTTTTGGTCATCCTAAGGTTTTAGAAATTAAATTATAGAGGGTGATTTTAAATGAGGTGGAAAATTGAAACAAAAGATAGGGTTGGCATGGTACTTGATGTTTTAAAAGTCTTTAGTGATGAAAAATTAAGTATTGATGTCATGGAAGTTAAATCAAAACAAATTTTTTTAAAATTTAAATGCCCTAATCCTGAAATTATCAGAGAAAAGTTACTAGCAGAAAAGGATATTTTAAATATAGAAGAAATACCTCTCCTTCCAGTAGAAAAAAAAGAAAAACAATTAGTAGAAATTTTAGAAACGGTAAGTGATGGAATTTTAGCAATAGATCAATATGGCAAAATTACCAGGATAAACTCAATGGCAGAAGAAATTCTCAATCTTAAAGGGAAAGAGGTTATCGGAAAAGATGTAGGAGATATTCTCAATAAAAACGTACCTATGCTAACTACTTTAAGAACTGGCGAGGATTATGACAATAAAGAAATGAGTTTAATTATCAATGGAAGAAGGGTACACTATATTACCAGTGGAAGGGCTATTAAAGGTGATAAAAATCAAGTGTTAGGTGTTGTAGCAACCATGAAAGATATGGGGAAAGTGAGGGAAATGGTTTATTCCATTACCCAACCTAAAGCCATAACCTTTGAACATATTATTCACCATAGCTCTGTAATTGGTGAAGTTATACAACTGGCAAGATTAGCTGCCTTATCCCATTCCACAGTTTTAATTCAAGGGGAAAGTGGAACTGGTAAGGAATTATTTGCCAGGGCAATTCACTGGACGGGACCGAGAAAGGACAAGCCCTTTGTCCCTATCAATTGCGCTGCCTTACCCGATACCCTTTTGGAGAGTGAACTTTTTGGTTATCAAGGGGGCTCTTTTACTGATGCTAAAAAGGAAGGTAAGCAGGGACTTTTTGAATTTGCCAATGGTGGCACTGTATTTTTAGATGAAATAGGGGAACTTCCCGTCCATCTACAAGTAAAGTTATTAAGGGTATTACAAGAAGGTAAAATCAGAAGAATAGGTAGTAATGAAGAAACACCAGTTGATGTTAGAATTATCGCTGCCACCAATAGGGATTTAAAGGAAATGGTAAGTAAAAACCAATTTAGAAAAGATTTGTTTTATCGCTTAAATGTCATCCCAATTTATATACCACCTTTAAGGGAAAGGGTGGAAGATGTTATACTATTAGCCCAATACTTTTTAGATAAATATAATATAGCTACTGGGAAAAAAATTAAGGGTTTTACACCTGAAACATTAGAGATTTTCAAAAATTATCATTGGCCTGGCAATGTAAGGGAATTAGAGAATGTAGTGGAAAGGGCAGTAATTTTAACTCCTGAAAACTCCTTAATTAAACCCCATGTTCTTTACATTGAAAAAGAAAATAATCTAAAAACATCGATAGAAATAGATGAAAATAAATCATTAAAAGCTCAGTTAGATATGTTAGAGAAAAAAATTTTAGTAGAGGTTTTAAAGAAATATAAAACTACAAGAAAAATAGGAAAAGTTTTAGGATTGTCCCATACAGGCGTACAAAAAAAACTAAAAAAACACAATTTGGAAACAGAAGTTTACGAAAATGGAAACTAAAGTTTACGAATTTGATAGCCCAATAGGGCTATTTTTTTTAAAAATAATAATAAAAAATGTAATTTTAGTCATTTGTGGAAACAAAAGTTTACGCTTTCGAGTATTTTTGTGAAAAAAATCCTTGATTTACGGGATTTTAAAGTTGGCACGTACTTTGCTTATAAATAAGGTACAACTAAAGATAAGGAAACCTTGGAATTGGGATGAAGACAAAAAGGTAGCTTAAAATAGTTCGATAGTAAAAAATGAAATTAAGGAGGATCTTTAAATGAAAAGGGAAGAACTTATGAAAAAAGGTTTCAGTACCAAAACTATCCATGGTGGTCATGTAAAGGATGAAATGTACGGTGCATTAACTACACCTATCTATGCAACATCAACCTTTATCTTTGATTGTGCAGAACAAGGGGGAAGAAGATTTGCTTTAGAAGAAGGTGGGTATATTTATTCAAGACTTGGCAACCCTACGGTAACTGCAGTAGAAGAAAAACTAGCTATTTTGGAAAATGGTGAAGCTGCAATAGCTACCGCTTCTGGAATGGGTGCAATTACAGCTGCCCTTTGGACCCTTTTAAAGGCAGGGGATCACATAGTAGCAGATGATACCCTTTATGGTTGTACTTTTGCATATATGGAACATGGTTTAACCAGATACGGTGTGGAAGTTACCTTTGTAGATGCCTCTAATCCTGAAAATGTCAGAAAAGCTATGAAAGAAAATACTAAGGTGGTATATATTGAAACACCTGTTAATCCCAATTTAAAGGTTGTAGATATAGAGGAAATAGCTAAGATTGCCCATTCCCAAGAAGGAGTAAAGTTAATAGTAGATAACACCTTTGCAACACCGTATTTACAACAACCCCTTACTTTAGGTGCTGATATAGTTGTCCATTCTGCTACAAAATATTTAAATGGTCACGGTGATGTTATTGCAGGTTTTGTAGTAGGCTCTTTAGACTTCATTACCCAAGTCCGTTTATTCGGAGTTAAGGATATGACTGGTGCATCTTTAAGTCCCTTTGATGCCTTCTTATTAGATAGGGGAATGAAAACATTAGATTTAAGGATGGAAAAACACTGTCAAAATGCTATGATAGTTGCAGAATATTTAGCTAATCATCCTATGGTAGAAAAAGTTTATTATCCAGGGTTAAAGGATAACCCGTATCACCAGTTAGCTAAAAAGCAAATGAAAATGTTTGGTGGAGTAATTGCCTTTGAAGTAAAAGGTGGTTTTGAAAATGGTAAAAAAGTAATTAACTCTGTTAAACTATGTAAACTCGCTGTAAGTTTAGGGGATGCAGAAACTTTAGTACAGCATCCAGCTTCAATGACCCACTCCACATATACCCCAGAACAATTAGCAGCTGTAGGAATTAGTCAAGGTTTAATCCGTATGTCTGTTGGTTTAGAAAATGCAGAAGATATTATTGATGATTTAGAACATGCATTAAGTCAAATTAAATAGTAGAGGAATAATCGATAAATAACAGTCCACAATAGTATTATAGTAAACTTATAAAGAGGGTTGGTTATGAAGAAAATTAGTACTGTAATACTATTGTGGCTGCTTTTTATATCACAAATTGCTCTGGCCCATCAGGGAATCTTTATAGATAAAACAATTAATAACCTAGAGGAAAGTTATAAAATTAAAGATATTGAAAAATCATCGGCGATCTACGCCAAATTAACTGAAGAAAATAATATTCACTTTTACAGTTTTCAAGGGAAAAAGGGACAAAATTTTTATTCCCAAATAATGTTACCAAATATCGAAGGAGATAGGGAATTGCTCTTAGTTCAAATTCTCTTTGGCCCCTTTGAAGATACTAGAATTTTAGATGACTATACAGAAGTTTTAGGTGGTCAGTACCGGGGCTATGTAATACCTCCAGGTAATAATAGAACAAAGTTTTTTGAACCATTTACCCAAACATCTTACATTAAGAAACAGCAATTTTCCCTGGAATTACCTACTGATGGTACTTACTATATAGCAATATTCAGCCCTGTGGAGCAAAAAGGGAGATATGTTTTAACTATTGGTAAAGATGAGAAGTTTGGTCTTAAAGATTTAATTGACTACCCTAAAACATGGTTTAAGGTCAATTATTGGTTTAACCCCCTCAGACCTTTTTCAATATTAGTTTTACTAGCTCTAGTTATCTTTGGGTTAGTAAAACTAATAAAAGGGCTTAAAAGAATATTTTAATAAAATAAATTACGCCGTAATTTTCAAAGGTTACGGCGTAATTTTATTTATATATGAACATACTAAAAATAGCTAAAGAAAGGAGGGAGAAATAATGAAAATAGTAAAACCTAAAAAGGCAAATAAATCTACAAAAAAGCCGCAAAAACCGGAAAAAGAAGAGCTTCAAGAAAAGAACTTAATTCTCCCTGATTTACAAAAAAATATCAAAGTGTTAGAAGAAACCTTTGGTGATAACCTAGATTTTATTTTGCGGGAAATGTTGGCAGGTAGTAAAGGAGAACTAAATATAGCGGTAGCTTTTTTAGAGACCCTTGTAGATAAAGTTATGATAAGTGAATTTTTCTTGGAAAAATTGTGTACATACAATTATGAGACAGATATTCTCCCTGAGGAAAAGTTTAAAAATTTAGAAAAAATATTAAAAAGCATTCCAGCAGCTTTAAGTATAGAAGAAGATGATAAATGGGAAGAAATACTTAAAGCTATAGTAGTAGGAAAAGCTGTATTTTTTATTGACGGCTACCACAAAGCCTGGATAGTAGAGGCTAGGGCATGGAAAGAACGGGGAATTTCAGAACCACAAAATGAAACAGTAGTCCATGGCCCTAGGGAAGGTTTTGTGGAAGGTTTACAGACAAATATTGGTTTACTTAGAAGAAGGATAAAAACCCATAACTTTATTGCTAAAACAGTGACAATTGGGACTACTTCCAGTAATGATGTGGTTATTTGTTATTTAAAAGGGGTGGCAGATGAAAGTTTAGTTGATGAAGTTGAAAATAAAATAAAGGCAATAAATATCGAAGGTGTTGTAAGTGATAACGTAATAAATGAATTTATTGAAGGAACTCCTATTACACCTTTCAAACTCATTTCAACTACTGAAAGACCTGATAAAATAGCTGGTAGTTTATTGGAAGGTAGAGTTGCAATCCTAACAGAAAACAGCCCTAATGCAATGATAGTTCCTACAGTTTTTTGGCAGTTTTTCCAATCCGCTGAAGATTACTATGAACGTTTTCCAGTGGCGGCATTTAATAGGATAATTAGGATGATTTCTTTTATTTTTGTACTATCTTTGACTGCCTTTTATGTGGCGATAGCTACTTATCATCAAGAAATGATTCCTACACAGCTGGCTTTAACGATGTCGGCAATCAGAGGACCTGTACCTTTTCCTACTGTAGTTGAAGCTCTTCTTTTAGAACTGGTTTTAGAAGGCCTTCGAGAAGCAGGTTTGAGGTTACCTAAGGCTGCCGGTCAAGCTGTCAGTATAGTTGGGGCATTAGTAATGGGCCAAGCTGCTGTAGAAGCAGGTCTTGTTTCCCCCCAATTAGTAATTATCGTTGCCGCATCGGGAGTATTTTCATTTTTGATTCCCGATTACTCCTTTGTAATTTCCCTTAGACTCCTTAAATTTTTGTTAATTATATTAGCAAGTGTTTTAGGGATATTTGGTTTAATAATGGGATTTATGGGGATATTCTTACACCTTAATGGTCTAGAGAGTTTTGGAGTACCTTATATGTCCCCTGTAACTCCTTTTAAAAAGCGGGATATGAAAGATGTATTTTGGAGGGCACCTTGGCCCCAAATGGGTAAAGTAGGGCCTAAAGGTCCTCCAGGGCAAGGGGAGGAAAAAGAAGATGAAAATCAAGCTGAAAAATAAAAGAATAGCAGTTTATATGATAATCTTTATTTTACTAATAAGTAATACCGGGTGTTGGAGTAGAAGGGAATTAGAAGAACTAGCCTTTGTTTTGGCATTAGGTATAGACAAAGGAGATGATGGGGAATTTATTTTATATGCTCAAATAGGTAAAGCTCAACAGGAAGCTGGAGGTGGAGATGGTGAAGGTGGAGAAATAGTTGTAATTGAAGGAAAGGGAAAAACAATAGTTCAAGCTTACGATCAAATGTTTGAAGTAGCCAATAGGAGATTATTTTTAAGCCATGCCAGGCTAGTAATTATTAGTGAAGAATTGGCTAAAAGTGGAATCAACAGAATACTGGATTTTTTGCAAAGGGATATTAGAATAAGGAGCACTACCTTAATAGCAGTTGGACAGGGTGATATCAAAGAAATATTGGAATCACAACCGGTTTTAGGGGGAATTACCGGCTTAGCCATTAAAGATAGTATGCGGTTCAATTGGGAAAGGTCAAAGATTTTGCGAAAAGAATTATATGAAATGGTCAGAGATATTAAAGAGGGGGATGCGGAACTAACATTACCTATCATTACTATGGAAGGTGAAAAAGTTGCAATAAAAAATGCCGCATATTTTCAAAACACAACTATGAAAGGGACATTAGATAACAAGGAAGTTTTAGGGTTATTGTGGTTAGTTGGTGATGTGAGACATGGTTCCATTACTATAAATCCAAATCCTAAAGATTCTAGATACATCACCTTAGAATTGATGGATACAAAGGTTTCTATTAATCCAGTAGAAGGGTCTAAAGGTTTAGTATTCCATATAAAAGTTGATCAACAGTTAAGGGTGGCTGATGATCAAACAAATTTAACTGTGTCTCAAATAGAACAGGAGGTAAATAGATATATTAAAAATACTATTTTAGAAACAGTAAATTTAGCAAAGGAAGAAGGGGTGGATTTTATAGGTTTTGGAAAAAGGTATCGAAGGAAGTATCCTAAAAAGTGGGATGAAGATAAGTGGATTGAAAAGTTTAAAGAATCAGAGGTAATTATTAAAGTTAATTCAATAATAAATAGAGAAGAAAGATAAATAGGGTGATAAAATGAAAAAACTTGTGGTCGGCGAAGTATATATCCTTTATATCAGTGTAGTATTGACAACAGCGGTGCTATTTTTGCCATTTTTAATTGCAGAAGTAGCACTGCAAGATTCTTGGTTAGCGGTGATTATAGGGACTTTTGTAGCACTACCTTTTTCGTTAATAGCAGTTAGTTTAGCAATGAAGTTTCCCGAAAAGGGTTTGGAGGAAATTTTAGAAGAAGTTTTAGGCAAATTCCTTGGTAAGATAATAGCTTTATCTTATAGTGTGTTATACCTTTATATAAGTGCCTTGGTAATAAGGCAACTTGAAGAGTTTTTTGTTTTAGCCATAATGCCAGAAACTCCACCCATTGCTTTTCGAATTCTTTATGTATTAGTTTTAATGTTAGGGGTTTATGAAGGTACATTAGCTATCCTTAGAACCAATGTCTATATCTTTCCAGTAGGGATGTTAGTGGTGGGGTTAGTGGTGGGATTAGCTACTACTAAAATGAGTTTTGATAATTTAACACCTGTTTTTGTTATAGGTTTAGAAAATATTTTACAGGGAAGTTACTTAACTATAGGATGGCTATTACAATTTCCCTTTATTGTATTAACCTTTTTTAAATACATAGAGACAGCAAAGTTGACTCCTAATGTGAAAAAATTAGGGATGTTTTCAGTTATAGTAACAGGGGTATCTTTATTGGCAGGGGCTTTAGGAACCATTGCAGTTTTTGGGCCAAAGCAAACAGCAACTATGTTTTACCCTTCCTTTTCAATGGCTAGAACCATTTCCATAGGAAATTTTTTGGAAAATATAGAAATAACCTTTGTAGGGGTCTGGGTAGCGGGAATGTATATTTGTGCAACTGTGTATTGTTTCATGTCTATACTTTTAGTAACCAGTATTTTAAAATTAAATAATTACAAAAAAATAGCCTTACCTATGGCTGGGTTATTATTCTATTTACCCAGTATAGTGGCTAAAGATCTTTCCAGTTTATTTTCTGTTTTAAGGCAAACTTTCCCCTTTTTAACTATAGTTTTCGGTGGTATTTTACCAACTATATTTTTGATTTTAGCTAGTATCATGAACAAAGGGATGTCTACAGAGAAGTTAAAGGAAGAACAACAAGAAGAGGAAGAAAGCCAACCATTAAAGGGCAATTTTGGCGAACCTAGCAGTGAAGGGGAAGGGGAGGGAGAATCACCATAACACCCTATCTACTTTGTCTCCTGCCAATGTATTTGCTAGTTTAGAGATAATATAAATGATATTGATATTGGTTTTTGCTACTAAAGTTCTAAATCCTGGAGATTTAACGACATCGAAAACTTTATCAAAATCTTCATCTTTAAATTTGTCTACATAACGTCTAAGCATCAATAATTGCTGATTTCTTCTAAGCCATAGATGGATTTGTTTAGTAAAATCCCATCCCAAGGCAATACTTCTAGCAGCTGCTAATCCACTTTCAATACTTTCAATATTTCCAAAGGCAAAGAGGGGGTCTAAAAAACCACCGGCTAAACCTATCAGGTATAAATTATCAATTTGGTGTCTCTTAACATGGCCAATGGTATGGGGAGTTTCATGGAATTCTTCAAATTCAACATCCCATTTGATATCATCTATAAACATATCATACATTTTCCCCGCAGCATGGCCGGTAATTTCTTGACAGTTTAGGATTAAAGAACCTTTTCTATCATTCCATGGTACAAAATAAGCATAAGCCCTCTGGGCATATTTAGTATTAACCCACATAACTACAGTATAGGGATCAAAATATCCTTTAACTGTTGCCCCTCTGACATAGCCTACTACATCGGTCTTCCAAACCCCTAAAAGTTTAGGGATTTCCGGAGTACCAGTGGCAATTACTACATATTCATATTCCTTAGCTAAATCTCTAAAATTTACAATAGAATTGAAATATATAGGGCTTTTAATAAAAGCTCTTAATTGAGCTAAAATTCCCCTTTCATCAGGACCAGCCATATGGATATAACCTAATTTACCGGTCATTGTAGCAAAATTATTAGCTGAATAGAAATTAACCCTTCGAATTTCCTCCATTGCCCTTAAGGGGATATTGTATTT
Above is a window of Anaerobranca gottschalkii DSM 13577 DNA encoding:
- the megL gene encoding methionine gamma-lyase; protein product: MKREELMKKGFSTKTIHGGHVKDEMYGALTTPIYATSTFIFDCAEQGGRRFALEEGGYIYSRLGNPTVTAVEEKLAILENGEAAIATASGMGAITAALWTLLKAGDHIVADDTLYGCTFAYMEHGLTRYGVEVTFVDASNPENVRKAMKENTKVVYIETPVNPNLKVVDIEEIAKIAHSQEGVKLIVDNTFATPYLQQPLTLGADIVVHSATKYLNGHGDVIAGFVVGSLDFITQVRLFGVKDMTGASLSPFDAFLLDRGMKTLDLRMEKHCQNAMIVAEYLANHPMVEKVYYPGLKDNPYHQLAKKQMKMFGGVIAFEVKGGFENGKKVINSVKLCKLAVSLGDAETLVQHPASMTHSTYTPEQLAAVGISQGLIRMSVGLENAEDIIDDLEHALSQIK
- a CDS encoding sigma-54 interaction domain-containing protein, producing MRWKIETKDRVGMVLDVLKVFSDEKLSIDVMEVKSKQIFLKFKCPNPEIIREKLLAEKDILNIEEIPLLPVEKKEKQLVEILETVSDGILAIDQYGKITRINSMAEEILNLKGKEVIGKDVGDILNKNVPMLTTLRTGEDYDNKEMSLIINGRRVHYITSGRAIKGDKNQVLGVVATMKDMGKVREMVYSITQPKAITFEHIIHHSSVIGEVIQLARLAALSHSTVLIQGESGTGKELFARAIHWTGPRKDKPFVPINCAALPDTLLESELFGYQGGSFTDAKKEGKQGLFEFANGGTVFLDEIGELPVHLQVKLLRVLQEGKIRRIGSNEETPVDVRIIAATNRDLKEMVSKNQFRKDLFYRLNVIPIYIPPLRERVEDVILLAQYFLDKYNIATGKKIKGFTPETLEIFKNYHWPGNVRELENVVERAVILTPENSLIKPHVLYIEKENNLKTSIEIDENKSLKAQLDMLEKKILVEVLKKYKTTRKIGKVLGLSHTGVQKKLKKHNLETEVYENGN
- a CDS encoding Ger(x)C family spore germination protein — translated: MKIKLKNKRIAVYMIIFILLISNTGCWSRRELEELAFVLALGIDKGDDGEFILYAQIGKAQQEAGGGDGEGGEIVVIEGKGKTIVQAYDQMFEVANRRLFLSHARLVIISEELAKSGINRILDFLQRDIRIRSTTLIAVGQGDIKEILESQPVLGGITGLAIKDSMRFNWERSKILRKELYEMVRDIKEGDAELTLPIITMEGEKVAIKNAAYFQNTTMKGTLDNKEVLGLLWLVGDVRHGSITINPNPKDSRYITLELMDTKVSINPVEGSKGLVFHIKVDQQLRVADDQTNLTVSQIEQEVNRYIKNTILETVNLAKEEGVDFIGFGKRYRRKYPKKWDEDKWIEKFKESEVIIKVNSIINREER
- a CDS encoding spore germination protein → MKIVKPKKANKSTKKPQKPEKEELQEKNLILPDLQKNIKVLEETFGDNLDFILREMLAGSKGELNIAVAFLETLVDKVMISEFFLEKLCTYNYETDILPEEKFKNLEKILKSIPAALSIEEDDKWEEILKAIVVGKAVFFIDGYHKAWIVEARAWKERGISEPQNETVVHGPREGFVEGLQTNIGLLRRRIKTHNFIAKTVTIGTTSSNDVVICYLKGVADESLVDEVENKIKAINIEGVVSDNVINEFIEGTPITPFKLISTTERPDKIAGSLLEGRVAILTENSPNAMIVPTVFWQFFQSAEDYYERFPVAAFNRIIRMISFIFVLSLTAFYVAIATYHQEMIPTQLALTMSAIRGPVPFPTVVEALLLELVLEGLREAGLRLPKAAGQAVSIVGALVMGQAAVEAGLVSPQLVIIVAASGVFSFLIPDYSFVISLRLLKFLLIILASVLGIFGLIMGFMGIFLHLNGLESFGVPYMSPVTPFKKRDMKDVFWRAPWPQMGKVGPKGPPGQGEEKEDENQAEK
- a CDS encoding NAD(P)-binding protein; amino-acid sequence: MPNTSKKRVAILGAGVSGLSCAIELEKYGIYPDIFEANKHLGSRGFNHALGWINLMYRPVRDPMLYLEEKYNIPLRAMEEIRRVNFYSANNFATMTGKLGYIHMAGPDERGILAQLRAFIKSPIYFNSIVNFRDLAKEYEYVVIATGTPEIPKLLGVWKTDVVGYVRGATVKGYFDPYTVVMWVNTKYAQRAYAYFVPWNDRKGSLILNCQEITGHAAGKMYDMFIDDIKWDVEFEEFHETPHTIGHVKRHQIDNLYLIGLAGGFLDPLFAFGNIESIESGLAAARSIALGWDFTKQIHLWLRRNQQLLMLRRYVDKFKDEDFDKVFDVVKSPGFRTLVAKTNINIIYIISKLANTLAGDKVDRVLW
- a CDS encoding B12-binding domain-containing radical SAM protein → MKVDFKVLLVAINTKYYHTNLAIRYLKKMAESVNIQAKILETTINNQVEEIIQKIYGENPTLLGFSCYIWNIEIVLKVARSIKELLPQVKILLGGPEVSFEEKEFFLEHPYVDYIIKGEGELPFKKLLQGLTTNDRLDNIPGLLTETFDNGMSLTLDLNEIPFPYEGEDLENIKGQIIYYEGSRGCPFNCSYCLSSTTKGVRFLDTQRIKKEIKILAEYSKMIKFVDRTFNCNSELTVDLLQFIKGLDTNTTFHLEVSAHLITEEILAIFKEMPINRVQLEIGVQTTNTQSIAAIGRKTNFQRLREVVKKINTFNNIHQHLDLIAGLPYEDYKSFAKSFNDVMELEPHKLQLGFLKLLKGSKIRGEKELHGYKFNYFPPYEVLENRYISFTELTKLKHIEHLLEIYYNSHKFQKSMEWLHTEFSDYFQVYEALYHYFAQEGLLDKNIGHNELYEILYRFYKTYGHKEELFIELLKFDYLSHKRTHTLPQFFGERENTKEKVFDFLKSKENIVKYLPNFQELRPTEIYKQIIVEKFNYNPLDKSPRPVYLLFNYSLTEGIFGHPKVLEIKL
- a CDS encoding GerAB/ArcD/ProY family transporter, which produces MKKLVVGEVYILYISVVLTTAVLFLPFLIAEVALQDSWLAVIIGTFVALPFSLIAVSLAMKFPEKGLEEILEEVLGKFLGKIIALSYSVLYLYISALVIRQLEEFFVLAIMPETPPIAFRILYVLVLMLGVYEGTLAILRTNVYIFPVGMLVVGLVVGLATTKMSFDNLTPVFVIGLENILQGSYLTIGWLLQFPFIVLTFFKYIETAKLTPNVKKLGMFSVIVTGVSLLAGALGTIAVFGPKQTATMFYPSFSMARTISIGNFLENIEITFVGVWVAGMYICATVYCFMSILLVTSILKLNNYKKIALPMAGLLFYLPSIVAKDLSSLFSVLRQTFPFLTIVFGGILPTIFLILASIMNKGMSTEKLKEEQQEEEESQPLKGNFGEPSSEGEGEGESP